The proteins below are encoded in one region of Planctopirus limnophila DSM 3776:
- a CDS encoding serine/threonine protein kinase: protein MDFLKKLFQSKPRVQKVDIGRRFELYGRVGQGSMSKVWKARDSKLGKIVALKVLDIDKTNRLEARFKGLKKPSEGEIAITLKHPHIVKTFEHGVTTKNEAYLVMEFVEGVALSFLISAQNEVMKKHCLRMTIELGEAINYFHRQNWIHRDICPRNILLDENHRIKLIDFGLVVPNTPHFQAPGNRTGTANYMAPELIRRQRTDQRIDVFSYAVTCFEMFAGQLPWESGQTLESILSHLNSPPADLKTYCPDLDDRIVQAVMKGLAIQTNDRWQRISEMIEVLRSVHQEQSAKDPANS, encoded by the coding sequence ATGGACTTTCTAAAAAAACTGTTCCAAAGCAAACCCCGTGTTCAGAAGGTCGATATCGGCCGTCGTTTTGAACTCTACGGGCGTGTCGGTCAGGGGAGTATGTCCAAAGTCTGGAAAGCGCGGGATTCCAAACTCGGCAAGATTGTGGCCCTGAAAGTCCTCGACATCGACAAGACCAACCGGTTGGAGGCTCGATTTAAGGGGCTCAAAAAACCATCCGAAGGTGAGATTGCCATCACCCTCAAACATCCCCATATTGTCAAGACGTTTGAGCACGGGGTGACGACCAAAAACGAGGCTTATCTCGTGATGGAGTTTGTCGAAGGGGTCGCTCTGAGTTTTCTGATCAGTGCTCAGAACGAAGTCATGAAAAAGCACTGCTTGCGAATGACCATCGAATTGGGAGAGGCGATCAATTATTTCCATCGGCAGAACTGGATCCATCGCGATATCTGTCCACGAAATATCCTGCTCGATGAAAATCACCGCATCAAGTTGATCGACTTTGGACTGGTGGTTCCCAATACACCGCATTTTCAGGCTCCTGGTAATCGCACAGGCACTGCGAACTACATGGCACCTGAACTGATCCGCCGGCAACGGACAGATCAGCGGATTGATGTTTTCTCGTATGCCGTCACTTGCTTTGAAATGTTTGCCGGCCAGTTACCCTGGGAATCTGGGCAGACACTCGAATCGATTCTTTCCCATTTAAATTCGCCACCAGCCGATCTCAAAACCTATTGCCCCGATCTTGATGATCGAATTGTTCAGGCCGTCATGAAGGGATTGGCTATCCAGACGAATGATCGCTGGCAGAGGATCAGCGAAATGATTGAGGTTCTAAGATCTGTGCATCAGGAGCAGAGTGCCAAAGATCCAGCGAACTCATGA
- a CDS encoding multidrug efflux RND transporter permease subunit, producing the protein MNLSTPFILRPVGTTLLTMAIMLAGALSYSFLPVAPLPQIDFPTISVSANLPGASPQTMASAVATPLERQFGRIAGVTEMTSNSSLGNTSITLQFDLDRNIDAASRDVQAAINAARGQLPTNLPNNPSYRKVNPADAPIMGISIVSNTYTQAQMYDAAATILQQKLSQVRGVGQIIIGGGSAPAVRVDVNPALLNHLGLGLQDVREVLGNANANRPKGLIDDGQKAWSLDATDQLYQAEEYASLILYQQDGAIVRLRDVARVTDSVENSRSYGISNGVRSVSLLIFRQPGANIIEIVDKINAMLPQLDAQIPAEMELRVTMDRTATIRASLEDVQFTLMLSVGLVILVVFFFLRDLRATIIPSVAVPVSLVATFGAMYLLNYSLDNLSLMALTIATGFVVDDAIVVIENISRHLEEGMSPMAASIRGAREIGFTVLSISISLVAVFIPILLMNGLVGRLFREFAVVLSVAIGVSMVVSLTTTPMMCAWMLKHRKVKDRGWFFRWTEAIFDLWIRMYASSLRVVLRHQWMTLIVTMGTIALTGYLYAVIPKGFFPQQDTGRLSANLVADQATSFRAMTALLDQFAAVIEDDPAVATVQASIGGGFGGATNSARIFVMLKPLSERRATPEQIMGRIRAKASKIPGAALLMQSVQDLRIGGRGSSAQYQYSLKADSIEELNEWTPKLLDQMRQIPGIVDLNSDQQNGGLQTRLEIDRTTAARLGVSLAQIDNTLYDAFGQRQVSTMYKSQNQYRVVMEVEQEFAENPDALNGLYVQGPEGAQIPLQALCTITKTNSSLSANHSGQFPSATISFNLAQGVSLSQIVPQIEQISVKLGLPENIQGKFAGAAEAFQSSLNTQPLLILAALVSVYFVLGILYESYIHPLTILSTLPSAGVGALLALLLCGYELNVMSLIGILLLIGIVKKNAIMMIDFAIEAERTAGKSPEEAIFEACLMRFRPITMTTMAALFAGLPLAVGSGNGAEIRQPLGIAIVGGLIFSQVLTLYTTPVVYLFLDRVRLRFGSKADSRLAISHQESSREGLATSV; encoded by the coding sequence ATGAATCTTTCGACACCATTTATCTTACGGCCCGTCGGTACGACGCTGCTCACGATGGCAATCATGCTGGCGGGTGCGCTCAGCTATTCTTTTTTACCGGTCGCACCTTTACCCCAGATTGATTTTCCCACGATTTCGGTAAGTGCCAATCTGCCGGGAGCCAGCCCTCAGACGATGGCATCGGCTGTGGCGACACCTCTCGAGCGACAGTTTGGGCGAATCGCTGGTGTTACAGAGATGACATCCAATAGTTCGCTGGGAAACACATCGATCACGTTGCAGTTCGATCTGGATCGCAATATCGATGCAGCGTCCCGTGATGTTCAGGCAGCGATCAACGCTGCCAGAGGCCAGCTTCCCACGAATCTACCGAATAACCCATCGTATCGAAAAGTGAATCCTGCCGATGCCCCGATCATGGGAATCAGTATTGTTTCTAATACTTACACACAAGCACAAATGTACGATGCGGCTGCAACGATTCTGCAGCAGAAATTGTCGCAGGTGCGCGGAGTGGGGCAGATCATTATTGGCGGTGGTTCGGCACCGGCAGTGCGTGTTGACGTGAATCCAGCACTGCTGAATCATCTTGGCCTCGGATTACAAGATGTTCGCGAAGTGTTGGGTAATGCAAATGCCAACCGACCCAAGGGATTGATCGACGATGGTCAGAAAGCGTGGTCGTTAGATGCCACAGATCAGCTCTATCAGGCGGAAGAATATGCCTCTTTGATACTTTATCAACAGGATGGGGCAATTGTTCGACTGCGGGATGTCGCCCGTGTGACTGATTCTGTCGAAAACAGCCGGTCCTACGGCATCAGCAACGGAGTTCGTTCGGTTTCCCTGCTCATCTTCCGACAGCCCGGTGCGAATATCATCGAAATTGTCGACAAGATCAACGCGATGCTGCCTCAGTTAGATGCTCAGATTCCGGCTGAAATGGAATTGAGAGTCACGATGGATCGAACGGCCACGATTCGGGCATCACTGGAAGATGTGCAGTTTACTTTAATGTTGTCAGTGGGCCTGGTGATTCTCGTCGTGTTTTTCTTTCTCAGAGATCTCCGGGCGACGATTATCCCTTCGGTAGCGGTCCCTGTCTCACTGGTGGCAACTTTTGGGGCCATGTATTTACTCAATTACAGTCTTGATAATCTCTCGCTGATGGCACTGACCATTGCCACGGGATTTGTGGTCGATGATGCGATTGTGGTCATCGAAAATATCTCTCGCCATCTGGAAGAGGGTATGTCGCCCATGGCGGCTTCGATTCGAGGGGCCCGCGAAATTGGTTTTACCGTTTTGTCGATCAGTATTTCTCTAGTCGCCGTATTCATTCCGATCCTGCTCATGAACGGACTCGTGGGACGGTTGTTCCGTGAGTTTGCAGTGGTACTCTCCGTGGCGATTGGCGTCTCAATGGTGGTCTCCTTAACGACGACACCCATGATGTGTGCCTGGATGCTCAAGCATCGTAAAGTCAAAGATCGCGGCTGGTTTTTTCGCTGGACCGAAGCGATTTTTGATTTATGGATTCGCATGTATGCCTCAAGCTTGCGTGTCGTCTTGCGGCATCAGTGGATGACACTGATTGTGACCATGGGAACAATTGCCCTGACAGGTTACCTGTATGCCGTGATTCCCAAAGGGTTTTTCCCTCAGCAGGATACGGGGCGTCTCTCTGCCAATCTTGTGGCAGATCAGGCCACCTCCTTTCGAGCCATGACGGCTCTGCTCGATCAGTTTGCCGCTGTTATTGAAGACGATCCGGCTGTCGCGACCGTTCAGGCTTCGATTGGAGGAGGTTTTGGTGGCGCCACAAACTCAGCGAGAATCTTTGTGATGCTCAAACCATTGAGTGAACGAAGAGCGACCCCCGAACAGATCATGGGACGGATTCGTGCAAAAGCCTCGAAGATTCCCGGCGCTGCACTTCTGATGCAGTCCGTGCAGGATCTTCGGATCGGTGGACGCGGAAGCAGTGCTCAATATCAATACAGCCTCAAGGCAGACAGTATTGAAGAGCTGAATGAATGGACGCCGAAACTTCTCGACCAGATGCGGCAGATACCGGGCATCGTCGATTTAAATTCTGACCAGCAGAATGGCGGCCTGCAGACCCGGCTGGAGATCGATCGAACAACAGCGGCCCGGTTAGGAGTTTCGCTTGCGCAGATTGATAACACGCTGTACGACGCCTTTGGTCAGCGGCAGGTTTCAACCATGTACAAATCCCAGAACCAATACCGCGTTGTGATGGAAGTCGAGCAGGAGTTTGCTGAGAATCCGGATGCGTTGAACGGGCTGTATGTGCAGGGGCCGGAAGGGGCACAAATTCCACTTCAGGCGTTATGCACCATCACGAAAACGAACTCATCGCTATCTGCCAATCATTCGGGGCAGTTCCCCTCAGCGACGATTTCATTCAATCTGGCCCAGGGTGTCTCGTTGAGTCAGATTGTCCCTCAGATCGAGCAGATTTCGGTCAAACTCGGCTTGCCGGAAAATATCCAGGGGAAATTTGCGGGTGCCGCCGAGGCCTTTCAATCGTCGTTAAATACTCAACCACTCCTGATTCTGGCGGCGCTGGTTTCAGTCTATTTCGTGCTGGGGATTCTCTATGAAAGCTACATCCATCCGTTGACCATTCTGTCAACTTTGCCTTCAGCGGGAGTCGGCGCCTTACTGGCCTTGCTGTTATGTGGTTATGAACTGAATGTCATGTCGCTGATCGGGATTCTGCTTTTGATCGGGATCGTGAAAAAGAACGCCATCATGATGATCGACTTTGCCATTGAAGCTGAACGCACCGCAGGGAAATCACCGGAAGAAGCGATCTTTGAAGCCTGTCTCATGCGGTTTCGTCCTATCACCATGACGACGATGGCCGCACTTTTTGCGGGCTTGCCATTAGCTGTGGGTTCTGGCAACGGAGCCGAGATCCGCCAGCCACTGGGGATTGCCATTGTGGGCGGCTTGATCTTCAGCCAGGTCTTAACCTTGTATACAACACCTGTGGTGTACCTGTTTCTTGACCGAGTTCGCCTTCGATTCGGAAGTAAAGCCGATTCGAGATTAGCAATTTCCCATCAGGAGTCATCGAGGGAGGGACTGGCAACTTCCGTTTGA